Genomic window (bacterium):
TCCCAGTGCCAACCATCATTCGGTTGATATCGTCTTTTCTGTGCGAGTGTTGCCGGATCTTCCCATGCAAGATCTTCGTCGTTAAAGGTTTCTGATGCTCGTAGTTCAATAATACTATTTTCGAAGAGTGCTTTTTTGAGGTAGTCGACAGTGAAAGAGTCCATCTCGTACTGACGAGCAAACTGGATAAAGAGTGCTCCACCGTAAAAAGATGGAACGCCACATTGCCAAAGATGATGGGCAATATGTGTGTTATCACTGTATCCAAAAAAAGGCTTTGGGTTCTCTTGAAATGGTCTTTGAGGAAGATCTCGGACCCACTCAATCTGATCGTCGCCTCCGATCGTCGCTATGACTGCTTTGATATCAGGCCTTTCAAAAGCCTCAATGAGGTCGGCAGCTTTCTCTTTATGAGTAGCGTCTTTATTCGTTGTGGACGGGAAGGCGATTGGCTCTAACCCAAAAACATCTCGTAGTCGTGTAAGCCCTAGCTCATATATATGAGGAAAGTAAGCAGGAGCTATGAAAGACGGGGAGAGAATGGCTACTTTATCTCCTTGTTGAAGTTTTGGGAGAGGAGAGAATTTCAGATCAAAAGTGTTGAAGCTTGAGGGTAACGATATTGTCATCGAAGAGCCTTCGTGATTCGTAAATATAGTAATCACCAAGGGTAGCATTGGATCCAGAGAATAGCGAGAATTTATTACGAGGCATGGCCCGATTAGTGGCCGCCTTTCCCCTTCTCTTCATCGCGTTGAACCAACATGAGTGAAGGAATGGTTGGATTTCTCAGTGAAGTTGGACTGCTTCGTAGAAACTCTTGTTTTGCTCGGCTCTTTGGATGATTCCTGAATGAGGAGCAAA
Coding sequences:
- a CDS encoding LD-carboxypeptidase, whose product is MLPLVITIFTNHEGSSMTISLPSSFNTFDLKFSPLPKLQQGDKVAILSPSFIAPAYFPHIYELGLTRLRDVFGLEPIAFPSTTNKDATHKEKAADLIEAFERPDIKAVIATIGGDDQIEWVRDLPQRPFQENPKPFFGYSDNTHIAHHLWQCGVPSFYGGALFIQFARQYEMDSFTVDYLKKALFENSIIELRASETFNDEDLAWEDPATLAQKRRYQPNDGWHWDLGEIATPGDFSGITWGGCLESIDELLRHRMPLPTPEQFTNIVLYFATSEELPEAPYVSRILRALGELGILQRVQGVLVGRPKAWSFEKPNTDQMKKAYTEAQMKAVRETVRRYNKEVPIVQNMDFGHTDPQICLPMGSHTIINCSDQKITISF